A section of the Leptotrichia buccalis C-1013-b genome encodes:
- a CDS encoding thioredoxin family protein: MALLDSNIVEQLKMYFDKINGNIELVSFLDESEKSKELDSFLQEVDAISGKVNYVKKSFENDKADLEKAKITRPISFTILKDGENTGINFSGIPGGHEFNSFILAILGLAGLGKKLEGEQLAKAESVNKPVNIETFISLSCTHCPDVVQALNLISASNKNITATMVDSAVFFEEAKEKDIQAVPVVFIDGEQKSVGAKTIEELLNLVVNA, translated from the coding sequence ATGGCTTTATTAGATAGCAATATTGTGGAACAGTTAAAAATGTACTTTGATAAAATTAATGGAAATATTGAATTAGTTTCATTTTTAGATGAAAGTGAAAAATCAAAAGAGCTGGACAGTTTTTTACAGGAAGTAGATGCTATTTCAGGAAAAGTAAATTATGTAAAAAAATCATTTGAAAATGACAAAGCTGATTTGGAAAAAGCAAAAATTACTCGTCCAATATCATTTACAATATTGAAAGATGGAGAAAATACTGGAATTAATTTTTCAGGGATTCCTGGTGGACACGAGTTTAACAGCTTTATTCTAGCTATTTTAGGATTAGCTGGATTAGGGAAAAAATTGGAGGGAGAACAGCTTGCAAAAGCAGAATCAGTTAATAAACCTGTAAATATTGAAACATTTATTTCATTATCCTGTACACATTGTCCAGATGTAGTTCAGGCATTGAACTTAATTTCTGCAAGCAATAAAAACATTACAGCAACAATGGTAGACAGTGCTGTATTCTTTGAAGAAGCAAAAGAAAAAGATATTCAGGCAGTACCAGTTGTCTTTATAGATGGAGAGCAAAAGTCAGTTGGTGCAAAAACTATCGAAGAATTACTGAATCTAGTTGTAAATGCTTAA
- a CDS encoding B12-binding domain-containing radical SAM protein — protein MKIAFLRPNMGGKRSNDAIEPLAFAVLSGLTDKTKHELMLFDDRIEDIPMDLKVDLVVISTFTMTARRAYELAENYRKRGVYVMIGGYHASLMPDEVQEHADTVCVGSGEVTWNEFLNDLENGVPKKRYECRKLPDINNVVYDRSIYKGKKYSFVVPVQFGRGCMHQCEFCTIGAVHKGDFQHRDVENVINEVKEIFRTNKRAKIVYFVDDNIFANKKKALKLFEELKKLKIKWACQGSIDIARDEKLIKLMSEAGCIEMLLGFENINIKNIKKMKKVANYEFDYEKIINIYKKNKILVHASYVIGYDYDDKNCFDEILEFSKKHKFFLAGFNPALPIPGTPFYERLKKEGRLLYERWWLDENFRYGKACFEPYNMTIEEFEAGILKCKVEYNRHSSIWKRLFDGAANFKHALVFLAVNYINRKEVYNKKGIKL, from the coding sequence ATGAAAATAGCTTTTTTACGCCCAAATATGGGGGGAAAACGTTCCAATGATGCGATAGAGCCGCTTGCTTTTGCGGTGCTTTCAGGGCTTACGGATAAGACTAAACATGAGCTTATGCTTTTTGATGATAGGATTGAGGATATTCCGATGGATCTTAAGGTTGATTTGGTTGTAATTTCTACGTTTACAATGACTGCTAGACGGGCTTATGAACTAGCCGAAAATTACAGGAAACGTGGAGTTTATGTGATGATTGGAGGGTATCACGCTTCGCTTATGCCTGATGAAGTGCAGGAACATGCGGACACGGTTTGTGTAGGAAGTGGAGAAGTTACTTGGAATGAATTTTTAAATGATTTGGAAAACGGAGTGCCGAAAAAGAGGTATGAATGTAGAAAATTGCCAGATATTAATAATGTTGTTTATGATAGGAGCATTTACAAGGGGAAAAAATATTCTTTTGTCGTGCCAGTTCAGTTTGGGCGAGGCTGTATGCATCAATGTGAATTTTGCACGATTGGGGCAGTTCACAAAGGAGATTTTCAACATAGGGATGTTGAGAATGTGATAAATGAGGTAAAGGAAATTTTTAGAACGAATAAGAGGGCGAAAATTGTTTATTTTGTGGATGATAATATTTTTGCCAATAAGAAAAAAGCTCTAAAACTGTTTGAAGAATTGAAAAAACTGAAAATAAAATGGGCTTGTCAAGGCAGCATCGATATTGCAAGAGATGAGAAATTGATAAAATTGATGTCAGAAGCAGGGTGCATTGAAATGCTTCTGGGATTTGAGAATATAAATATAAAAAATATTAAGAAAATGAAAAAGGTTGCAAATTATGAGTTTGACTATGAAAAAATTATTAATATTTATAAAAAAAATAAGATTCTTGTACATGCAAGCTATGTAATTGGGTATGATTATGATGATAAAAACTGCTTTGATGAAATTTTGGAATTTTCTAAAAAGCATAAATTTTTCCTTGCAGGCTTTAACCCGGCATTGCCGATACCAGGAACTCCTTTTTATGAAAGATTAAAAAAAGAAGGAAGACTTCTTTATGAAAGATGGTGGCTGGACGAGAACTTTCGTTATGGGAAAGCGTGCTTTGAGCCATATAATATGACGATTGAGGAATTTGAGGCTGGAATTTTGAAGTGCAAGGTGGAATATAACAGACATTCGAGTATCTGGAAAAGGCTGTTTGACGGTGCTGCCAATTTTAAACATGCTCTTGTATTTCTTGCTGTAAATTATATCAATCGAAAAGAAGTTTATAACAAAAAAGGAATAAAATTATGA
- a CDS encoding MBL fold metallo-hydrolase produces the protein MIEKIKIGLNNLYLFKNKNDEYLLLDTGINVKKEKILKKLIQKIGDIKKIKVIVLSHSHSDHVGNLKMLIDEIGDVRVIAHRNSENILETGKSVIPNGFYPFTEKISKKLKSKKNFSKNIFSKLEKTDMEKVIFIDFLQQEKILLSEYGFGNMEIIETKGHSNDSVSVAVFDEKNNEKYLFCGDLVQNLCFKFPLIPLFGENKEELIESWKKIVLNGYDKIFPATGKEVMARDLIRRLGKDEKNRI, from the coding sequence ATGATAGAAAAAATAAAAATCGGTCTAAATAATTTGTATTTATTTAAAAATAAAAATGATGAATATTTATTGCTAGATACAGGGATAAATGTGAAAAAGGAAAAAATTTTGAAAAAACTGATTCAAAAAATTGGAGATATAAAAAAGATAAAAGTGATAGTTCTAAGCCATTCCCATTCTGATCATGTAGGAAATCTGAAAATGCTCATTGATGAAATTGGAGATGTTAGAGTTATTGCACATAGAAATTCTGAAAATATATTAGAAACAGGAAAAAGTGTTATTCCAAATGGATTTTATCCATTTACAGAGAAGATTTCTAAAAAATTGAAAAGTAAAAAGAATTTTAGTAAAAATATTTTTTCAAAATTGGAGAAAACTGATATGGAAAAAGTGATTTTTATTGATTTTTTACAACAGGAAAAGATTTTACTTTCAGAATACGGTTTTGGAAATATGGAAATTATTGAAACAAAAGGACATTCAAATGATTCGGTTTCGGTTGCAGTTTTTGATGAAAAAAATAATGAGAAATATTTGTTTTGTGGAGATCTGGTTCAGAATTTGTGTTTTAAATTTCCGTTAATTCCCTTATTTGGGGAGAATAAGGAAGAATTAATTGAAAGTTGGAAAAAGATTGTTCTGAATGGCTATGATAAAATTTTTCCTGCGACTGGGAAAGAAGTTATGGCACGGGATTTAATCAGAAGATTGGGGAAAGATGAAAAAAATAGAATTTAA
- a CDS encoding B12-binding domain-containing radical SAM protein codes for MRIMLVLAKDNIYKYNSIHKRKYYPQITLITLESLIDRKYNADVVIVDEGVEKWDATSKKYENEKFDLICISSVISGSKRAKEIAKFWKSKGAYTLIGGHYATALKEEALQYFDTVITGAAEISFPMFIEDFTNGTPKREYFNLVGNDYEPKPLNRKLLKNKKYFKNYGTIVANNGCPNKCSYCSITKMYSGKNQIKSIDYVINEIKTNKPKKWIFLDPNFLGNRNYAIQLMEELKKLKIKWTASATINIGNDKKILQLMKESGCIGLVIGLESFVQENLDGVNKKFNNVAEYKKLVKTIQSYGISVLSTLMIGMETDTVESIRRIPDIIEEIGVDVPRYNIITPYPGTPFFNQLKEEGRLLTEDWYYYDTETVVFKPKNMSYDTLQKEFYKLWLDTFTFKRIIRRVKTSRNKGLKFILEVFSRQHARKFRKYGKIKFDK; via the coding sequence ATGAGAATAATGCTTGTTTTAGCAAAGGATAACATTTACAAATACAACTCGATTCACAAAAGAAAATATTATCCGCAAATTACGTTAATAACGCTGGAATCACTAATTGACAGAAAATATAACGCTGATGTTGTTATTGTGGATGAAGGTGTGGAAAAATGGGATGCTACTTCTAAAAAATATGAAAACGAAAAATTTGACTTAATTTGTATTTCTTCGGTAATTTCAGGATCGAAAAGGGCAAAAGAAATTGCCAAGTTTTGGAAAAGTAAAGGAGCGTATACATTAATTGGCGGGCATTATGCGACAGCTTTGAAAGAAGAGGCATTACAATATTTTGATACAGTAATTACGGGAGCTGCTGAAATTTCATTTCCGATGTTTATTGAAGATTTTACAAATGGAACTCCAAAAAGAGAATATTTTAACCTCGTTGGAAATGATTATGAACCGAAGCCATTAAACCGAAAACTTTTGAAAAATAAAAAATATTTCAAAAATTATGGCACAATCGTCGCAAACAATGGCTGTCCCAATAAATGTTCCTATTGTTCCATCACAAAGATGTATTCTGGAAAAAATCAGATAAAAAGCATAGACTACGTGATAAATGAAATAAAAACGAATAAGCCCAAAAAATGGATATTTCTTGATCCAAACTTTTTAGGCAATAGAAATTACGCCATTCAGCTAATGGAAGAATTGAAGAAATTAAAAATAAAATGGACTGCTTCCGCAACAATAAATATTGGTAATGATAAAAAAATTCTTCAGTTAATGAAAGAATCTGGCTGTATAGGCTTGGTTATTGGCTTGGAAAGTTTTGTTCAGGAAAATCTTGATGGGGTAAATAAAAAATTTAACAATGTCGCAGAATACAAAAAACTCGTAAAAACAATTCAATCTTATGGAATATCAGTCCTTTCCACACTTATGATAGGAATGGAAACTGACACAGTGGAGTCAATTCGCCGAATTCCTGATATTATTGAGGAAATTGGGGTAGATGTGCCAAGATATAACATAATTACTCCGTATCCAGGAACACCTTTTTTTAATCAGTTAAAAGAAGAAGGCAGATTGCTTACAGAGGACTGGTATTACTACGATACTGAAACAGTCGTATTCAAGCCTAAAAATATGAGTTACGACACATTGCAGAAGGAATTTTATAAATTGTGGCTTGACACTTTCACTTTCAAGCGAATTATAAGAAGAGTGAAAACTTCTAGGAATAAGGGGCTGAAATTCATTCTGGAAGTATTTTCTAGGCAGCATGCACGGAAATTCAGGAAGTATGGGAAGATAAAATTTGATAAATAG
- the ahpC gene encoding alkyl hydroperoxide reductase subunit C gives MSLIGKKIENFTAQAYQNEEFREVNFEKDFLGKWNVVVFYPADFTFVCPTELEDLENHREELEKLGFNVYSVSTDTHFTHKAWHDHSEAIGKVKYTMIGDPTKAISREFEVLNEESGLAYRGTFVINPEGKIVAYEVNDEGIGRDASELVRRAKAAKFVADNPGLVCPAKWKEGEATLKPGLDLVGKI, from the coding sequence ATGTCTTTAATAGGAAAAAAAATTGAAAATTTTACAGCTCAGGCTTATCAAAATGAAGAATTTAGAGAAGTGAACTTTGAAAAGGACTTTTTAGGAAAATGGAATGTTGTTGTATTTTATCCAGCTGATTTTACATTTGTATGTCCGACAGAATTGGAAGATTTGGAAAATCATAGGGAAGAATTGGAAAAATTAGGATTTAACGTTTATTCAGTAAGTACAGATACTCACTTTACTCATAAAGCGTGGCACGATCATTCTGAAGCAATTGGAAAAGTTAAATATACAATGATTGGAGATCCTACAAAAGCTATTTCAAGAGAATTTGAAGTATTGAATGAAGAAAGCGGATTAGCTTATAGAGGAACTTTTGTTATAAATCCTGAAGGGAAGATTGTTGCTTACGAAGTAAATGATGAAGGAATCGGAAGAGATGCTTCTGAATTAGTAAGAAGAGCAAAAGCTGCAAAATTTGTTGCTGATAACCCAGGATTAGTTTGTCCTGCGAAATGGAAAGAAGGGGAAGCTACTTTAAAACCAGGATTAGATTTAGTAGGTAAAATCTAG
- a CDS encoding thioredoxin family protein: MGTFEDYLKFEVTEAQEDEKQLRIIEKISLSEETEKAIKGIDKDITIIAVAQVYCPDCRATVPFLKKFSDLNNKIKIDYRSRETAKEFFPDTDERIKIPTLISYVDGKYNTFWNEFPDVVRKEMDKNPENFEDIKYNFRIGKFNAQIEKELVDYLTSL, encoded by the coding sequence ATGGGAACATTTGAAGATTATTTAAAATTTGAAGTTACTGAAGCTCAGGAAGATGAAAAACAGTTGAGAATTATAGAAAAAATTTCTTTATCAGAAGAAACTGAAAAGGCTATAAAAGGTATAGACAAGGATATTACAATTATCGCTGTAGCACAAGTTTACTGTCCCGATTGCCGTGCAACTGTCCCTTTCCTAAAAAAATTCAGCGACTTGAACAATAAAATAAAAATTGACTACCGTTCAAGAGAAACTGCCAAAGAATTTTTTCCAGATACAGATGAAAGAATAAAAATACCTACATTAATTTCGTATGTTGATGGAAAATATAATACTTTTTGGAATGAATTTCCAGATGTAGTGAGAAAGGAAATGGATAAAAATCCAGAAAATTTTGAAGACATTAAGTACAATTTCAGAATTGGAAAATTTAATGCACAAATTGAAAAGGAACTGGTTGACTACTTAACTTCTTTATAA
- a CDS encoding GNAT family N-acetyltransferase, translating into MKKIEFKIIQNSDYSDEIRNILDEEEMESLVQVKYEKVPNLFESLHKDSEKTPIIVVGIDTENDNLVGVGACSIFKNNIGYLNSFRIKKEYRNKVNFGKAYKMLITEAKKCGVKTVITTILEENKVAQRILTKRRKSMPIYEFYKNIVFFSLKNVKKGDLIVKDEEILNYGNFEIYLKNKTNKKYIVTDYKKIYKFLYKFRKVIAFFGYPEMPEINKISNFLYMDFVLKDKNADEEKNKNEFRKAVKFIQKKGYNCDFFMIGSYENSFLEKNLDKMKVFKYKSKMYKVFYEKICNCENNEETKDEDWEFLLWNL; encoded by the coding sequence ATGAAAAAAATAGAATTTAAAATTATTCAAAATAGTGATTATAGCGATGAAATAAGAAATATTCTGGATGAAGAGGAAATGGAATCGCTTGTACAGGTAAAATACGAGAAAGTGCCGAATTTGTTTGAATCATTGCATAAGGATAGCGAAAAAACTCCGATTATCGTGGTAGGAATTGATACTGAAAATGACAATCTTGTTGGTGTTGGGGCTTGTTCTATTTTTAAAAATAATATCGGGTATTTAAATTCATTTAGAATAAAAAAAGAATATAGAAATAAAGTCAATTTTGGCAAGGCTTACAAGATGTTAATAACAGAAGCGAAAAAATGTGGAGTAAAAACCGTAATTACGACTATTCTTGAAGAAAATAAAGTAGCACAAAGAATCTTGACAAAAAGGCGAAAAAGTATGCCAATTTATGAATTTTATAAAAACATTGTATTTTTTAGCTTGAAAAATGTGAAAAAAGGCGATTTAATAGTAAAGGATGAAGAAATTTTGAACTATGGAAATTTTGAAATTTATCTGAAAAATAAGACAAATAAAAAATATATTGTTACAGATTACAAAAAAATTTATAAATTTTTGTATAAATTTAGAAAAGTAATAGCTTTTTTTGGATATCCAGAAATGCCTGAAATCAATAAAATTTCAAATTTTTTGTATATGGATTTTGTTTTAAAGGATAAAAATGCAGATGAGGAAAAAAATAAAAATGAATTTAGAAAAGCTGTAAAATTTATTCAAAAGAAAGGCTATAATTGTGATTTTTTTATGATTGGAAGTTATGAGAACTCGTTTTTGGAAAAGAATTTAGATAAAATGAAGGTTTTTAAGTATAAAAGCAAGATGTATAAAGTTTTTTATGAGAAAATTTGTAATTGTGAAAATAATGAAGAAACTAAGGATGAGGATTGGGAATTTTTGCTTTGGAATTTGTAA
- a CDS encoding B12-binding domain-containing radical SAM protein, with protein MKITFILPAIGKKKGQKYIKTWKNMEPLMIAVLKSLTPEDVETNFMDDRNEFINYEESTDLVVISVETYTAKRAYEIAKKFQKRGIKVLAGGYHPTVEPDECLEHFDSIILGNAESVWTKMLNDLSKNKLEKRYYGVTTSFAMPDRSIYKDKKYSPLALIETGRGCNFACDFCAIHSYYEKKYFRRPIEEIVQDIKNSGKKYVFFIDDNFVADHKHAIEICKAITPLNIKWVTQGAITIAKNDELLYWMKKSGCKMILIGYESMNPNILKDMGKGWRSGVGEINELTEKIHSYGIGIYATFVFGYGNDTKETFDETVKFAKKHGFYFAAFNHLVPFPKTGVYRKLREEKRLLSEKWWLDENYPYGRISFLPTDQTPDELSKKCANARKSFFGWRSILKRGFMQLKRSHDLGMFAIFFAQNFNLKKEVMGKYDLPYAQNLDEAPK; from the coding sequence GTGAAAATAACATTTATACTGCCTGCCATTGGGAAGAAAAAAGGGCAGAAATATATAAAAACATGGAAAAATATGGAGCCACTTATGATTGCAGTTTTAAAATCTTTAACTCCTGAGGATGTTGAAACGAATTTTATGGATGACAGGAATGAGTTTATAAATTATGAGGAAAGTACAGATCTGGTTGTGATTTCTGTGGAAACTTATACTGCCAAAAGGGCTTACGAAATAGCAAAAAAATTTCAGAAAAGAGGGATAAAGGTACTTGCAGGGGGGTATCATCCAACTGTAGAGCCTGACGAATGTCTGGAACATTTTGATTCGATTATTTTGGGAAACGCGGAAAGCGTGTGGACAAAGATGTTGAACGATTTGAGCAAGAATAAGCTGGAAAAACGGTATTATGGAGTAACTACGTCTTTTGCAATGCCTGACAGGAGTATTTACAAGGATAAGAAATATTCACCGCTTGCACTGATTGAAACAGGGCGTGGGTGCAATTTTGCGTGTGATTTCTGTGCAATACATTCTTATTATGAGAAAAAGTATTTTAGGCGCCCTATTGAGGAAATTGTGCAGGATATAAAAAATTCTGGGAAGAAATATGTTTTTTTTATTGATGATAATTTTGTGGCGGATCATAAACATGCGATTGAGATTTGCAAGGCGATTACTCCATTAAATATAAAATGGGTAACGCAAGGGGCTATTACCATTGCGAAAAATGATGAATTGCTTTACTGGATGAAAAAAAGCGGATGTAAAATGATTTTGATTGGGTACGAGTCGATGAATCCAAATATTTTGAAGGATATGGGGAAAGGCTGGAGAAGTGGCGTTGGGGAAATAAATGAACTGACGGAAAAAATTCATAGTTATGGAATCGGAATTTATGCTACTTTTGTATTCGGTTATGGAAATGACACGAAGGAAACTTTTGATGAAACGGTAAAATTTGCCAAAAAACATGGATTTTATTTTGCAGCATTTAACCATCTTGTACCATTCCCAAAAACAGGCGTTTATAGAAAATTAAGAGAAGAAAAACGGCTTCTTAGTGAAAAATGGTGGCTGGATGAAAATTATCCTTATGGGCGAATTTCCTTTCTTCCAACTGATCAAACTCCCGATGAGCTTTCCAAAAAATGTGCCAATGCAAGAAAAAGTTTTTTTGGATGGCGTTCAATACTTAAAAGAGGATTTATGCAGTTAAAACGAAGCCATGATTTGGGAATGTTTGCAATATTTTTTGCACAAAACTTTAATTTGAAAAAAGAAGTTATGGGGAAATATGATTTACCGTATGCACAAAACTTGGATGAAGCTCCAAAATAA
- a CDS encoding lysophospholipid acyltransferase family protein, producing MKTTIDFIIFSIFFIFIKIFNFLSPKIRLKISEFIGVLLFYLIPKGRKLSYRNLNLILNEQNSFNYSKKKIKEIAIKSYKNTAKSFLLPFWIYEYFENFSPKIYNSELLEKLKSENERIILVTSHFGFFHASLFPTRNDTMFIPIRIISNKFIESYMDTIRFKNNMTYFPEQNYKSFLKNKNSKGVFVLLSDVRKPDGDKITFFGLPTTNSGFPAYFSKKENIPIVIIHNEVDENNICHIFIDKVIHPENYKNRHEIMKSILTEYEKIILKLPEQWFWFQDRWRDGI from the coding sequence ATGAAAACAACCATAGATTTTATAATATTCTCAATTTTTTTTATTTTTATAAAAATCTTTAATTTTCTTTCACCCAAAATTCGTCTAAAAATATCTGAATTTATTGGTGTTTTGCTTTTTTATCTCATTCCAAAAGGAAGAAAATTGTCGTATCGTAACTTAAATTTGATTTTAAATGAACAAAATAGTTTTAATTATTCAAAGAAAAAAATCAAGGAAATTGCGATAAAATCTTATAAAAATACAGCAAAGTCGTTTTTACTGCCCTTCTGGATTTATGAATATTTTGAAAATTTTTCGCCAAAAATATATAATTCTGAATTACTGGAAAAATTAAAGAGTGAAAATGAACGGATTATTCTTGTTACTTCGCATTTTGGATTTTTTCACGCCAGCCTTTTTCCAACGAGAAACGATACAATGTTTATTCCAATTAGAATTATCTCAAACAAATTTATTGAATCTTATATGGATACAATCCGTTTTAAGAATAACATGACTTATTTTCCAGAACAAAATTACAAATCTTTTTTGAAAAATAAAAATTCAAAGGGCGTTTTTGTGCTTTTAAGTGACGTACGAAAACCAGATGGGGATAAAATCACATTTTTTGGCTTACCTACCACTAATTCAGGCTTTCCTGCCTATTTTTCCAAGAAAGAGAATATTCCGATTGTTATTATTCACAATGAAGTTGATGAAAACAATATTTGCCACATTTTTATAGACAAAGTTATCCATCCTGAAAATTACAAAAATAGACACGAAATAATGAAATCTATTTTAACTGAATACGAAAAAATTATCTTAAAACTGCCAGAGCAATGGTTCTGGTTTCAGGACAGATGGCGGGATGGAATATAA
- a CDS encoding B12-binding domain-containing radical SAM protein: MKVALLAPAGAMYRFNGTFKKAIHYAPLTLSTLAAYIPEDIEVVIHDETIEKIPLELDADIVVMTSITGTSERVYKYARYFKSKGKKVILGGPHPTLCPEEAIQHCDSVVIGRSEWLFTEIMEDARNNSLKKFYVQKENSLENLKLPKRELLKKERYVSINSIEATKGCSFDCSFCVGKALYPKLLKRPINEIIAEIETFKKKEVLFIDLNLIADRNYAKKLFIELIPLKKWWFGLATSNLVHDDEMIRLMAKSGCKGLLIGFEAVSKESLRAMNKGVNVMADYHLLMKKLHHYDIAVNGTFTFGADGDDKDIFKRTVEEVIKMKVDLPRYSILTPFPKTKLYNDLEKQGRIFEKNWTMYDVQHAVFHPKKMTAQELQEGGIYAWRETYKVSSIFKRIARFSVIAPIMLNTNLGYRHYADKLEEFTFEKMTDNSDIPNVD; the protein is encoded by the coding sequence ATGAAAGTGGCATTACTGGCACCAGCAGGGGCAATGTACAGGTTTAACGGAACATTTAAGAAGGCGATTCACTATGCACCGCTCACATTATCGACACTTGCGGCGTATATTCCAGAAGACATCGAAGTTGTGATTCATGATGAAACAATTGAAAAAATACCGCTTGAACTAGATGCGGATATTGTGGTTATGACTTCTATTACGGGAACTTCGGAAAGAGTGTATAAATACGCAAGATACTTTAAAAGCAAAGGGAAAAAGGTTATTTTAGGCGGACCACATCCGACACTTTGTCCAGAAGAGGCGATACAGCATTGTGATTCTGTTGTAATTGGGCGTTCTGAATGGCTTTTTACGGAAATAATGGAAGATGCGAGAAATAACAGTTTAAAGAAATTTTATGTGCAGAAGGAAAATAGCCTGGAAAATTTGAAATTACCAAAAAGGGAACTTTTGAAAAAGGAAAGATATGTTTCCATAAATAGCATTGAAGCTACAAAAGGCTGTTCTTTCGACTGTTCCTTCTGCGTTGGGAAGGCTTTATACCCCAAATTACTGAAAAGACCAATTAATGAAATTATTGCAGAAATTGAAACTTTTAAGAAAAAAGAAGTTTTGTTTATAGATTTAAATTTGATTGCTGACAGAAATTATGCTAAAAAACTGTTTATTGAATTGATACCTCTCAAAAAATGGTGGTTCGGGCTGGCAACTTCCAACCTTGTTCACGATGACGAAATGATAAGGCTAATGGCAAAAAGTGGTTGTAAAGGCTTGCTTATTGGATTTGAAGCTGTCTCGAAGGAATCGCTGCGGGCTATGAATAAAGGGGTAAATGTTATGGCTGATTACCATTTGCTTATGAAAAAGCTGCATCATTATGATATTGCTGTAAACGGAACTTTTACATTCGGTGCAGATGGCGATGACAAGGATATATTCAAGCGAACTGTGGAGGAAGTAATAAAAATGAAAGTTGACTTGCCAAGATACTCGATATTAACTCCATTTCCTAAAACAAAACTTTATAATGATTTGGAAAAGCAAGGTAGAATTTTTGAAAAAAACTGGACAATGTACGATGTTCAGCACGCTGTATTTCATCCAAAAAAAATGACAGCACAGGAACTTCAGGAAGGTGGAATTTACGCTTGGAGGGAAACTTATAAAGTAAGCTCGATTTTTAAAAGAATCGCAAGATTCAGCGTTATTGCACCAATTATGCTTAATACTAACTTGGGGTATAGGCATTATGCCGATAAATTGGAGGAATTTACTTTTGAAAAAATGACAGATAATTCTGATATTCCAAATGTAGATTAA
- a CDS encoding TraX family protein: MKKLNTNQLKYIALFFMFLDSVFFVFSGFLPSWIHLITRFVAPLFAFFTVEGFYHTRNRKKYMARLWIAAILMQFGNVISFIILGERYQIVDNIFLSLAIGFTIIYFLQKGRSSKKVIYNILGIFLFILGLAFSFVPIVIGNYIMGLEGGIQTLFTMISFWAFYGNRKKQVITFLILNMLYIPLFTPSLNPAKYPNSRAWFDSFCYNSDGLTFLFLPFIFLYNGKKGSKAPIHKWFFYIFYPLQFWILNILAFFLKIRS; this comes from the coding sequence ATGAAAAAATTAAATACAAATCAGTTGAAATATATTGCTTTATTTTTTATGTTTTTAGACTCAGTATTTTTTGTATTTTCAGGATTTTTACCATCTTGGATTCATTTAATCACAAGATTTGTGGCACCATTATTTGCATTTTTTACAGTGGAAGGCTTTTATCATACAAGAAACCGTAAAAAATATATGGCAAGATTGTGGATAGCCGCTATTTTGATGCAATTTGGAAATGTAATTTCATTTATCATACTAGGAGAAAGATATCAAATAGTAGATAATATTTTTTTAAGTCTTGCGATTGGATTTACAATAATTTATTTCTTGCAAAAAGGGAGAAGTAGTAAAAAAGTAATTTATAATATTTTAGGAATTTTTCTTTTTATTTTGGGATTGGCATTTTCTTTTGTTCCAATTGTGATTGGAAATTATATCATGGGGCTTGAAGGTGGAATACAGACTTTGTTTACAATGATTAGTTTTTGGGCATTTTATGGAAATAGAAAAAAGCAAGTAATAACATTTTTAATTTTGAATATGTTATATATTCCATTATTTACGCCATCGTTAAATCCTGCTAAATACCCTAATTCAAGAGCATGGTTTGACAGTTTTTGCTATAACAGCGACGGTTTAACATTTTTATTTTTACCATTCATATTTTTGTACAATGGAAAAAAAGGAAGCAAGGCACCAATTCACAAATGGTTTTTCTATATTTTTTACCCTTTACAATTTTGGATTTTGAATATTCTTGCATTCTTTTTGAAAATAAGAAGTTAA